TTATGAGCACATAAGCCCATGTAGAACTAACAAAGATttcatttatgcattttcaTTCTTGCACAAATTTAAGAAACAAGATAGAACATATTAATTAATACGTTTCAGAGGTGCTGGAAGGTGGATTTTGTGACCTTGCTGCTAGCTAGCTGCTAGCAgcttctgtgctgcagcttcaaATTCACCATACAGACACTACAGTGGTATCAGtattctcatctaactctcagcaataAAGTGAATAAggtttttcccaaaatgtcaaattgtccctttaaaaaaaaaacaaaaaacaacaacaacacaatgttCACTGCagcaaaatcacaaaatttCAATGAAAGCAATCAAGCAGCAAACATGAAAGGGAAATGCTGAcgtttttttttggttgtagtttttttcttttgcttttgttttttttttttttacgcaCAAAAAGTTACACTCATAAGAAATAAAACCCACTTTTACTCAGTTCAGTACACTCAATCAGGAGCTTTGGCCTTACTTGACTTGATGACTGATCTGACAGTGATTAATTTTAGCGAATGTTAGCTGTGAGCAAACTTTAAAAGCCGCGACTCGTTAAGACTTTTCTctacttgtgtgtttttgctatGATTATCCTGCAGTCGGGACAGTTGTAGCGACAGTCTGGCTTTAAATATTACAAATGTCGAACAAAGTGTGAATTAcaaatttaagagaaaaaaacaattattctGCGCTGtagttttttgatttattaaattGTGAGTGGTTATAGAAAGGCTCCGGGATTTGATCGAGGATCTTTGATATTTCTGTATCTGTGCGCGAGCCAAACTCCAAGGAtctgaaaggaaagaaatacaCAAGTGTCAGATTCCTGAATTAACAAAAGTCTTAATCCCAGCGCCATCTGTCTTAATATCCAAATCAGCATCCACTTCGCACCAAATTCCACGTTGCTAACCTCAGTAAAACTGAAGAAGAGTCCGATACCACCCACAAACTGCAGCACCTCTCCTGCATACTGCTGGATGATGTTGGAGCAAGTGTCACAAGACGGTGAAGGGGTGATGTGAAAGCAtctctggaggaggaagaagtgaaGGAGAAATTTGAGCAGCTGCCAGAGATATGAGCATGCAAGTCAAGCTCAAGTTGTTGCTGAGGgtgaggaaaaaggaaaagaacattCCAGTAGATTTACTTACGGCAGCACACGAGCCATTGTAGTTCACGTAGGAGAAGCCACAGCAGTTGAGCGTTTTCTCCACGTCCCTTTGAGTGGCCTCGGATTTGTTCCACCCAACCTCCAGCAGATGGTTCTGTAAATGAAAATTTGCACCCAGTCTGATTGGGTCTAGGCACAAAAGCTCCATTCGAGAGCATGCAAATAAGCAGCAGGACGAGATGGCCAATaagaagaagggagaaaaaGCCTACAGAGGTCAAAACTCCAGCAGCACTTAAAGTATACACAGGAACTTTAGTGTTTCAGCTTACGGCCTTCAtcatgaaacacatttacagtgtaATAGGTTGACGGAACTTCTGGGTTTGGAAAGCAGAGCCAATACAAATACTACTCCTACTGGCCTGGAGGGGGCGACTCCGCTGTCGCTATGGTCtgatttaaaagtgaaataGATAATAAAGCAGGGTTTGGTTTAGGCCATGGCCACCTAATGAGTGACAACCATGTTGTCCAAGCTGTTTCTGGCTCCACAACACAAGCTCAACAACAAGATGGCCTCCAAAATGATAATTTACAACCTTCTCCAATCTATGGGTAGATatgaaattggaaaaaaaaaaaaaaaaaaaatcaaaagacaaccAGCCTGCTGCTTGCGGGACAACCTGTTGCCATGAGGGCAAGCAAGCATGTGGACATCATTGTCCACGTGTTTGCCAGagcccaaggtttccccacaggaTCCTGCATTGTAAACACTTcactcacttcacctgtcagggGTTTTAATGTCGTGCCTGAGTGGTGTATATTCTTTACATTATTTTTCCATACCTGCCTTATTTGAATGTTGCTTGTTCTGAATATTTCAAGTGTTGCTGGATGTGTGACCTCTTtaatcttgttttttgttttatttttgtagcaAATATAGAATCATGTAAAGTCTAAACTGTTGGTGTCACTCAAAGTATTCATGTTTAACTGAGGTAAAGTGTGTATGTGACGTGTGTGTTGGTTAGCACCGACAGTGAACATACCTGTTGGTCTTTATTCAGGGCCAGACAAGCACAGGACACAGAAAACTGCATGATGAACACTAGGAACAGGATCATCATGTACTGGACCGAGTTTAGGAAATTAATATTGGATTAAAATTCATGAAAATACAGCTGCCAGGGGGAATCCCTGCAAACACAAGGAAACCAAAGgatacaaagaaaagcaggacCTGGTGGTGCTTCAGTGCGCCACACAGCCCCACAAAGGCAACCAGGAACAGGAAGATGCCCACGCCGATGACCCCCGCCACCACCCTGATGCTGGAGACCAGACCGAACCATTTTCCCCAGGCTGCCACTCCAATGAGCAGCAGACTCACTAACtgtgataagataagataagataagataaggaaGAAAACAGGGAA
This sequence is a window from Scatophagus argus isolate fScaArg1 chromosome 9, fScaArg1.pri, whole genome shotgun sequence. Protein-coding genes within it:
- the LOC124064330 gene encoding tetraspanin-13-like isoform X2, encoding MDGWKNKCLTLVSLLLIGVAAWGKWFGLVSSIRVVAGVIGVGIFLFLVAFVGLCGALKHHQVLLFFYMMILFLVFIMQFSVSCACLALNKDQQNHLLEVGWNKSEATQRDVEKTLNCCGFSYVNYNGSCAARCFHITPSPSCDTCSNIIQQYAGEVLQFVGGIGLFFSFTEILGVWLAHRYRNIKDPRSNPGAFL
- the LOC124064330 gene encoding tetraspanin-13-like isoform X1, whose amino-acid sequence is MVCGGFVCTKNALSALNILYVLVSLLLIGVAAWGKWFGLVSSIRVVAGVIGVGIFLFLVAFVGLCGALKHHQVLLFFYMMILFLVFIMQFSVSCACLALNKDQQNHLLEVGWNKSEATQRDVEKTLNCCGFSYVNYNGSCAARCFHITPSPSCDTCSNIIQQYAGEVLQFVGGIGLFFSFTEILGVWLAHRYRNIKDPRSNPGAFL